From Toxorhynchites rutilus septentrionalis strain SRP chromosome 2, ASM2978413v1, whole genome shotgun sequence, a single genomic window includes:
- the LOC129769888 gene encoding rhodanese domain-containing protein CG4456-like isoform X4, which yields MSIATYEEVLDLPNHPEKLLIDVRGAEELAETGQIPTSINIPLDQIKMAFSPGTNCDTFRRLYGIPKPAFDHYIILSCRTGRRSQLALEEIAAMGYSNARNYKGSWTEWAQKQGK from the exons ATGTCGATCGCCACGTACGAAGAGGTTCTGGATCTCCCAAATCACCCGGAAAAATTGCTTATCGACGTCCGGGGCGCCGAGGAGCTTGCGGAAACCGGCCAGATTCCTACCAGTATCAACATTCCAT TGGATCAGATTAAGATGGCTTTTTCGCCCGGCACCAACTGCGATACGTTTCGTCGCCTGTACGGGATCCCAAAGCCAGCGTTTGATCACTATATAATCCTGTCTTGTCGGACGGGAAGACGCAGCCAGCTGGCACTAGAAGAGATCGCTGCGATGGGTTATTCCAA tgcaAGAAACTACAAGGGCTCCTGGACCGAGTGGGCACAAAAACAGGGCAAATGA
- the LOC129769888 gene encoding rhodanese domain-containing protein CG4456-like isoform X1, with product MCAAVVNWVIFVFSSIFSSSKNKMSIATYEEVLDLPNHPEKLLIDVRGAEELAETGQIPTSINIPLDQIKMAFSPGTNCDTFRRLYGIPKPAFDHYIILSCRTGRRSQLALEEIAAMGYSNARNYKGSWTEWAQKQGK from the exons ATGTGTGCTGCCGTTGTCAATTGGGTAATTTTCGTT TTCTCGAGCATCTTCTCATCCTCCAAGAACAAAATGTCGATCGCCACGTACGAAGAGGTTCTGGATCTCCCAAATCACCCGGAAAAATTGCTTATCGACGTCCGGGGCGCCGAGGAGCTTGCGGAAACCGGCCAGATTCCTACCAGTATCAACATTCCAT TGGATCAGATTAAGATGGCTTTTTCGCCCGGCACCAACTGCGATACGTTTCGTCGCCTGTACGGGATCCCAAAGCCAGCGTTTGATCACTATATAATCCTGTCTTGTCGGACGGGAAGACGCAGCCAGCTGGCACTAGAAGAGATCGCTGCGATGGGTTATTCCAA tgcaAGAAACTACAAGGGCTCCTGGACCGAGTGGGCACAAAAACAGGGCAAATGA
- the LOC129769888 gene encoding rhodanese domain-containing protein CG4456-like isoform X3, whose product MCAAVVNWFSSIFSSSKNKMSIATYEEVLDLPNHPEKLLIDVRGAEELAETGQIPTSINIPLDQIKMAFSPGTNCDTFRRLYGIPKPAFDHYIILSCRTGRRSQLALEEIAAMGYSNARNYKGSWTEWAQKQGK is encoded by the exons ATGTGTGCTGCCGTTGTCAATTGG TTCTCGAGCATCTTCTCATCCTCCAAGAACAAAATGTCGATCGCCACGTACGAAGAGGTTCTGGATCTCCCAAATCACCCGGAAAAATTGCTTATCGACGTCCGGGGCGCCGAGGAGCTTGCGGAAACCGGCCAGATTCCTACCAGTATCAACATTCCAT TGGATCAGATTAAGATGGCTTTTTCGCCCGGCACCAACTGCGATACGTTTCGTCGCCTGTACGGGATCCCAAAGCCAGCGTTTGATCACTATATAATCCTGTCTTGTCGGACGGGAAGACGCAGCCAGCTGGCACTAGAAGAGATCGCTGCGATGGGTTATTCCAA tgcaAGAAACTACAAGGGCTCCTGGACCGAGTGGGCACAAAAACAGGGCAAATGA
- the LOC129769888 gene encoding rhodanese domain-containing protein CG4456-like isoform X2 — protein MCAAVVNWVIFVFSSIFSSSKNKMSIATYEEVLDLPNHPEKLLIDVRGAEELAETGQIPTSINIPLPGLEQALSLPADEFKAKYGRDKPQPDTEVIFHCKLGGRAQKAADTATNLGFTNARNYKGSWTEWAQKQGK, from the exons ATGTGTGCTGCCGTTGTCAATTGGGTAATTTTCGTT TTCTCGAGCATCTTCTCATCCTCCAAGAACAAAATGTCGATCGCCACGTACGAAGAGGTTCTGGATCTCCCAAATCACCCGGAAAAATTGCTTATCGACGTCCGGGGCGCCGAGGAGCTTGCGGAAACCGGCCAGATTCCTACCAGTATCAACATTCCAT TGCCTGGACTGGAACAAGCGCTGAGTCTCCCGGCTGACGAGTTCAAGGCCAAATATGGTCGAGATAAGCCCCAGCCCGATACGGAAGTTATCTTCCACTGCAAGCTTGGTGGGCGGGCGCAGAAAGCGGCCGACACAGCCACCAATCTTGGGTTCACGAA tgcaAGAAACTACAAGGGCTCCTGGACCGAGTGGGCACAAAAACAGGGCAAATGA
- the LOC129769887 gene encoding rhodanese domain-containing protein CG4456-like isoform X2 — MAGRVAILSSLVIVLLVGHQCFAEDCSVNKFDKGCIDPSLVASYDEVVDLPNHPEKLLIDVREPEEIASTGEIPTAINIPLNTVSDELKLSPEAFQEKYGRKKPGNDDPVIFSCRSGVRAGLAANEADKLGFKNVKNYVGSWTEYAEKNGLPQ; from the exons ATGGCGGGCCGAGTAGCGATTTTGTCATCGTTGGTTATTGTTTTACTCGTAGGGCACCAATGCTTCGCTGAGGATTGCTCGGTGAATAAATTTGACAAGGGTTGCATCGATCCGAGTCTCGTAGCCAGCTACGATGAAGTCGTGGACTTACCGAATCATCCCGAGAAACTACTCATCGATGTGCGCGAGCCGGAAGAGATAGCATCCACCGGAGAAATTCCGACAGCCATCAATATTCCGC TGAACACCGTTAGCGATGAACTGAAGCTGAGCCCCGAGGCGTTCCAGGAAAAGTACGGTCGGAAGAAGCCGGGGAACGATGATCCCGTCATTTTCAGCTGTCGTTCGGGAGTACGCGCCGGTTTGGCTGCTAATGAAGCTGATAAGTTGGGATTCAAGAA tGTGAAGAATTATGTTGGATCCTGGACGGAATATGCGGAAAAGAACGGTCTACCTCAGTAA
- the LOC129769887 gene encoding rhodanese domain-containing protein CG4456-like isoform X1 — MIKILSRRFHFGINLLHDVKCVRNFSIKFAPAAGQCFEKCRLLRIPSYSLNGHQCFAEDCSVNKFDKGCIDPSLVASYDEVVDLPNHPEKLLIDVREPEEIASTGEIPTAINIPLNTVSDELKLSPEAFQEKYGRKKPGNDDPVIFSCRSGVRAGLAANEADKLGFKNVKNYVGSWTEYAEKNGLPQ; from the exons ATGATAAAAATCCTTTCACGGAGATTTCATTTCGGGATCAATTTGTTACATGATGTGAAATGTGTGAGAAATTTTAGCATCAAGTTCGCTCCGGCGGCTGGccaatgttttgaaaaatgcCGGCTACTACGGATTCCATCGTATTCGCTGAACG GGCACCAATGCTTCGCTGAGGATTGCTCGGTGAATAAATTTGACAAGGGTTGCATCGATCCGAGTCTCGTAGCCAGCTACGATGAAGTCGTGGACTTACCGAATCATCCCGAGAAACTACTCATCGATGTGCGCGAGCCGGAAGAGATAGCATCCACCGGAGAAATTCCGACAGCCATCAATATTCCGC TGAACACCGTTAGCGATGAACTGAAGCTGAGCCCCGAGGCGTTCCAGGAAAAGTACGGTCGGAAGAAGCCGGGGAACGATGATCCCGTCATTTTCAGCTGTCGTTCGGGAGTACGCGCCGGTTTGGCTGCTAATGAAGCTGATAAGTTGGGATTCAAGAA tGTGAAGAATTATGTTGGATCCTGGACGGAATATGCGGAAAAGAACGGTCTACCTCAGTAA